Proteins encoded in a region of the Zea mays cultivar B73 chromosome 4, Zm-B73-REFERENCE-NAM-5.0, whole genome shotgun sequence genome:
- the LOC100191593 gene encoding Wheatwin-2-like precursor, which yields MAGMRVGKLALAAVLLCAAAAMATAQQASGVRATYNFYNPQQNNWDLNAVSAYCATWDASKPLSWRMKYGWTAFCGPAGPTGQAACGQCLLVTNTATGASITVRIVDQCSNGGLDLDYDTAFKPIDTNGQGFQAGHLTVNYQFVNCGDN from the exons ATGGCGGGGATGAGAGTCGGCAAGCTGGCGCTGGCTGCGGTGCTGCTGTgcgcggcggcggccatggccaCGGCGCAGCAGGCCTCCGGCGTGCGCGCCACCTACAACTTCTACAACCCGCAGCAGAACAACTGGGACCTCAACGCCGTGAGCGCGTACTGCGCGACGTGGGACGCCAGCAAGCCGCTGTCGTGGCGCATGAAGTACGGCTGGACGGCCTTCTGCGGGCCCGCCGGCCCCACCGGCCAGGCCGCGTGCGGGCAGTGTCTCCTG GTGACCAACACGGCGACGGGGGCGTCCATCACGGTGAGGATCGTGGACCAGTGCAGCAACGGCGGCCTGGACCTGGACTACGACACGGCGTTCAAGCCCATCGACACCAACGGACAGGGCTTCCAGGCCGGCCACCTCACCGTCAACTACCAGTTCGTCAACTGCGGCGACAACTGA
- the LOC103652814 gene encoding barwin has protein sequence MAGMTVGNKLALAAVLLCAAAAMATAQQASGVRATYNFYNPQQNNWDLNAVSAYCATWDASKPLSWRMKYGWTAFCGPAGPTGQAACGQCLLVTNTATGASITVRIVDQCSNGGLDLDYDTAFKPIDTNGQGFQAGHLTVNYQFVNCGDN, from the exons ATGGCGGGGATGACAGTCGGCAATAAGCTGGCGCTGGCTGCGGTGCTGCTGTgcgcggcggcggccatggccaCGGCGCAGCAGGCCTCCGGCGTGCGCGCCACCTACAACTTCTACAACCCGCAGCAGAACAACTGGGACCTCAACGCCGTGAGCGCGTACTGCGCGACGTGGGACGCCAGCAAGCCGCTGTCGTGGCGCATGAAGTACGGCTGGACGGCCTTCTGCGGGCCCGCCGGCCCCACCGGCCAGGCCGCGTGCGGGCAGTGTCTTCTG GTGACTAACACTGCGACGGGGGCGTCCATCACGGTGAGGATCGTGGACCAGTGCAGCAACGGCGGCCTGGACCTGGACTACGACACGGCGTTCAAGCCCATCGACACCAACGGCCAGGGCTTCCAGGCCGGCCACCTCACAGTCAACTACCAGTTCGTCAACTGCGGCGACAACTGA